A region from the Rhodopseudomonas julia genome encodes:
- a CDS encoding 3-hydroxyacyl-CoA dehydrogenase NAD-binding domain-containing protein produces MTYENFTCETGDDGIALVTWNMPNRSMNVFTETVMEELSAIVEWAVAEDAVKSVIITSAKKDFTGGADINMLSSLLGTFEAKKAENPQVATAELLERASRMSRLYRRIETCGKPFVAAVAGTCMGGGTELMLACHGRVVAENAKIGLPEVKIGIFPGAGGTQRVMRMADAVAGLQFLLRGNTLKADAAKSMGLVEKVVRESELVEAAKTMLSEGVSPVKPWDQEGYKPRGATAVWTPGGFQFWPAANGLYRKETQNNYPGARAIMQAVFEGVQLPMDLALQVESRYFAKTLQTKEAQAMMRSLFVSLQALNKGARRPAGVPASDLKRVGVLGAGFMGAGIAYVTARAGMAVALIDRDQETAEKGKLHCAGLLEKEVARGRMSEDAAASILGRIVATPDYAALADADLVIEAVFEDRKVKAEVTEKVKAHLPEGAIFASNTSTLPITSLAKNWRSEAEFVGIHFFSPVDKMQLVEVILGEKTEDKALAVALDYVRAIRKTPIVVNDSRGFYANRCVTAYLLEGHLMLLEGVPPAMVENAGKMAGMPVGPLSLTDEVGVDLAWKIVKATEADLGEGAVSAEQKRLLSEMVEGRERFGRKNGKGFYDYAGKDKHLWAGLSEIVTPKSADGFDFAELKERLLVTQALEAARTVEEGVIEDPREADLGSILGFGFAPFTGGTLSYIDFMGLKEFVAKAERLAETYGPRFEPNALLKEMAEKDETFYGRFGRTDEHEKAA; encoded by the coding sequence ATGACCTACGAGAATTTCACCTGCGAAACGGGTGACGACGGGATCGCTCTCGTCACCTGGAACATGCCGAATCGTTCCATGAACGTCTTCACGGAGACGGTGATGGAGGAACTTTCCGCGATCGTGGAATGGGCGGTGGCGGAAGACGCCGTGAAAAGTGTCATCATCACCTCGGCGAAGAAGGATTTTACCGGCGGCGCCGACATCAACATGCTGTCCAGCCTGCTCGGCACCTTCGAAGCCAAGAAGGCCGAAAACCCGCAAGTCGCCACAGCCGAACTCCTTGAACGTGCCTCGCGCATGTCGCGGCTCTATCGCCGGATCGAGACCTGCGGCAAGCCCTTCGTCGCCGCCGTCGCCGGCACCTGCATGGGCGGCGGGACCGAGCTGATGCTCGCCTGCCATGGTCGCGTCGTCGCTGAAAACGCCAAGATCGGGCTGCCGGAAGTTAAGATCGGCATCTTTCCGGGGGCTGGCGGCACGCAGCGCGTGATGCGCATGGCGGATGCCGTTGCCGGTCTGCAATTCCTTCTGCGCGGCAACACGCTCAAGGCCGATGCCGCCAAATCGATGGGTCTCGTCGAAAAGGTCGTCCGTGAAAGCGAGCTCGTCGAGGCCGCCAAGACGATGTTGAGCGAGGGCGTATCACCGGTCAAACCGTGGGATCAGGAAGGCTACAAGCCGCGCGGTGCAACCGCGGTCTGGACACCCGGCGGTTTCCAGTTCTGGCCCGCTGCGAACGGCCTTTACCGCAAAGAGACCCAGAACAATTACCCCGGCGCACGGGCGATCATGCAGGCCGTCTTCGAGGGCGTGCAACTGCCCATGGACCTCGCGCTCCAGGTGGAGAGCCGCTACTTCGCCAAGACGCTGCAGACCAAGGAAGCGCAGGCGATGATGCGATCGCTTTTCGTGTCGCTGCAGGCGCTCAACAAGGGGGCCCGGCGCCCGGCCGGCGTACCGGCAAGCGACCTGAAGCGCGTCGGCGTGCTCGGCGCCGGCTTCATGGGGGCCGGCATTGCCTATGTCACGGCGCGCGCCGGCATGGCGGTCGCCCTCATCGACCGCGACCAGGAGACGGCGGAGAAGGGCAAGCTGCATTGCGCGGGTCTTCTCGAAAAGGAAGTGGCGCGCGGGCGCATGAGCGAAGACGCTGCCGCCAGCATTCTTGGCCGCATCGTCGCGACGCCCGATTACGCAGCTCTCGCCGATGCCGATCTCGTCATCGAGGCCGTCTTCGAAGACCGCAAAGTCAAGGCCGAGGTGACGGAGAAGGTGAAGGCGCATCTCCCGGAGGGGGCGATCTTCGCCTCCAACACCTCGACGCTGCCGATCACCTCGCTCGCCAAGAACTGGCGTTCGGAGGCGGAATTCGTCGGCATCCACTTCTTCTCCCCCGTCGACAAGATGCAGCTTGTGGAAGTGATCCTGGGCGAGAAGACCGAGGACAAGGCGCTCGCAGTCGCCCTCGATTACGTGCGCGCGATCCGCAAGACGCCGATCGTCGTCAACGATTCGCGCGGCTTCTACGCCAATCGCTGCGTCACCGCCTATCTCCTCGAAGGTCATCTCATGCTTCTGGAAGGCGTGCCGCCGGCGATGGTGGAAAACGCCGGCAAGATGGCCGGCATGCCCGTCGGGCCTTTGTCGCTCACCGACGAGGTCGGCGTCGATCTCGCCTGGAAGATCGTCAAGGCAACCGAGGCCGACCTCGGCGAAGGCGCCGTTTCGGCCGAGCAGAAACGCCTCTTATCGGAGATGGTGGAAGGCCGCGAACGCTTCGGCCGCAAGAACGGCAAGGGCTTCTATGATTACGCCGGCAAGGACAAGCACCTGTGGGCGGGTCTTTCCGAGATCGTGACACCGAAGTCGGCGGACGGTTTCGATTTCGCGGAGTTGAAGGAACGCCTTCTCGTCACGCAGGCGCTGGAAGCGGCCCGTACCGTCGAAGAAGGCGTGATCGAGGATCCGCGCGAGGCCGATCTCGGCTCGATCCTCGGCTTCGGCTTTGCACCCTTCACCGGCGGTACGCTCTCCTATATCGACTTCATGGGTCTTAAGGAGTTCGTCGCGAAGGCAGAGAGGCTCGCCGAGACATACGGGCCGCGCTTCGAGCCAAACGCACTCTTGAAGGAGATGGCGGAGAAGGACGAGACCTTCTATGGCCGCTTCGGCAGGACGGACGAGCACGAAAAGGCGGCATGA
- a CDS encoding thioesterase family protein — MSFLTWPWDCDTNLHITNGRYLMLADIGRFDLFRRFGLWDEAMKRSWAPMLGGVNIVFRREIRMWQRFQLTSRIVTWEGTSVVGEHRFVLGEKGEGQVAAQALTWGGIYDRKGKRFVPPEEMFQILGITAEPPEPDQNVAAFLAAQRTLRERVKAG, encoded by the coding sequence TTGTCGTTTCTCACCTGGCCGTGGGATTGCGACACCAATCTCCATATCACCAACGGTCGCTATCTGATGCTGGCCGATATCGGCCGCTTCGATCTCTTCCGCCGCTTTGGCCTGTGGGACGAGGCGATGAAACGCAGCTGGGCACCGATGCTCGGCGGCGTCAACATCGTTTTCCGGCGCGAAATCCGCATGTGGCAGCGCTTTCAGCTCACCTCGCGCATCGTCACCTGGGAGGGAACGAGCGTCGTCGGCGAGCACCGTTTCGTCCTCGGCGAAAAGGGTGAGGGGCAGGTTGCCGCCCAGGCACTGACCTGGGGCGGCATCTATGACCGCAAGGGCAAACGCTTCGTACCGCCGGAGGAAATGTTCCAAATCCTCGGGATTACGGCCGAGCCGCCGGAGCCCGACCAGAACGTCGCCGCCTTCCTGGCCGCGCAGCGCACCCTGCGAGAGCGCGTCAAAGCCGGCTGA
- a CDS encoding S24 family peptidase, protein MVWTHATVWGAIDALASRHGLTVSGLARKAGLDPTAFNRSKRCSTDGRPRWPSTESIAKILTATGASLEEFVGLVETRTRYGNRVADTRLPVPAQVPLLGLAQAGAGGFFDDGGFPVGQGWDEVDLPVADGEGSYALEVSGDSMLPLYRNGDVIIVSPTSQLRPGDRVVVKTTEGEVMAKTLQRQTTDAVELHSLNPEHPDRVLPLTEIEWIARIIWASQ, encoded by the coding sequence ATGGTCTGGACACACGCCACTGTTTGGGGCGCCATTGATGCGCTCGCCAGCCGCCACGGCCTCACTGTGTCCGGGCTCGCGCGGAAGGCCGGCCTCGATCCGACCGCCTTCAACCGTTCCAAGAGATGCAGCACCGACGGCCGGCCCCGCTGGCCCTCGACAGAATCCATCGCCAAAATTCTGACCGCGACCGGCGCTTCGCTCGAAGAATTCGTCGGCCTGGTGGAGACCCGCACGCGCTATGGCAACCGCGTGGCCGACACGCGCCTGCCGGTCCCGGCGCAGGTACCGCTTCTCGGCCTGGCGCAGGCCGGCGCGGGCGGCTTCTTCGACGATGGTGGCTTTCCCGTCGGCCAGGGATGGGACGAGGTCGACCTGCCGGTGGCAGACGGCGAAGGCTCCTATGCACTCGAGGTCAGCGGCGATTCCATGCTGCCGCTTTACCGTAACGGTGATGTCATCATCGTCTCCCCGACATCGCAATTGCGGCCGGGGGACCGGGTCGTGGTGAAGACGACGGAGGGCGAGGTGATGGCCAAGACGCTGCAGCGGCAGACGACGGACGCGGTCGAATTGCATTCCCTCAATCCGGAGCATCCCGACCGGGTCTTGCCGCTTACCGAGATCGAGTGGATCGCACGCATCATCTGGGCGAGCCAATAA
- a CDS encoding thermonuclease family protein, whose amino-acid sequence MRALTLVSLLLVVGLVFGLFALPSPAPDDPGKRLPAVPQEEPLQARPQKVPPATRDVTPRGMTLGPKVTGPLLRVEPPEPERAPEKEPEPQNTAPTERTERLFRPVVVGLGKIESGKHSVRLAGIEPLAPDASCGEPAWPCGMMGRSALRRLIRARAIDCTIPAGAEALPETTSCRLGDIDLSEWLVQQGWAKAASARYQEAEDASKRDKRGQWSTARPGFTPDAEETAPFSADLPSPTPL is encoded by the coding sequence ATGCGCGCCCTGACCCTCGTCAGCCTCCTTCTCGTCGTCGGGCTCGTTTTCGGGCTTTTTGCGCTTCCCTCGCCTGCTCCCGACGACCCTGGCAAGCGGCTGCCGGCAGTGCCGCAAGAAGAACCGCTCCAGGCGCGCCCGCAAAAAGTCCCGCCCGCGACGCGCGATGTCACCCCGCGCGGCATGACGCTTGGGCCCAAGGTGACCGGGCCGCTTTTGCGCGTCGAGCCACCGGAGCCTGAGCGCGCGCCCGAAAAAGAGCCGGAGCCGCAGAACACGGCACCGACGGAAAGAACCGAACGCCTCTTTCGCCCCGTCGTCGTTGGTCTCGGCAAGATCGAAAGCGGCAAGCACTCCGTCCGGCTCGCCGGAATAGAGCCGCTCGCGCCCGATGCGAGCTGCGGCGAGCCGGCCTGGCCCTGCGGCATGATGGGACGCTCCGCTCTGCGGCGGCTCATCCGGGCGCGGGCCATCGACTGCACCATCCCGGCGGGGGCGGAAGCTCTCCCGGAGACGACATCATGCCGGCTCGGCGATATCGATCTTAGCGAATGGCTGGTCCAGCAAGGCTGGGCGAAAGCGGCCTCTGCCCGCTATCAGGAGGCGGAAGACGCCTCCAAGCGCGACAAGCGCGGTCAATGGAGCACGGCAAGACCAGGATTCACACCCGACGCGGAGGAGACGGCGCCATTCTCCGCCGACCTCCCCTCACCCACGCCTCTGTGA
- a CDS encoding 2'-deoxycytidine 5'-triphosphate deaminase, with product MNAKENSDGILPDGAIEAMIAAGEIDLAAPPDARQVQPASLDLRLGETAYRVRASFLPGRDCAVERKLDRFKLHAFDITGGAVLETGCVYIVPLLESLALPQEVAASANPKSSTGRLDVFTRVIADNGDAFDQIPAGYRGPLYLEISPRTFPVLVRTGSRLAQIRFRRGHARLGDEELGRLQEKSFLSSDPRFFEGLVLSVDLAGGEDGLIGYRGKRHTGVIDVDRPDAYDVADFWEPLRPSDKAGLILDPDQFYILASREAVHVPAETAAEMVPFDPLVGEFRVHYAGFFDPGFGDDTAGGRGSRAVLEVRSREVPFILEHGQTVGRLVYERMAALPKALYGAGLGSNYQGQALKLSKHFRV from the coding sequence ATGAACGCAAAAGAAAACAGTGACGGCATTTTGCCGGACGGCGCGATCGAGGCGATGATTGCGGCAGGCGAGATCGATCTCGCCGCGCCCCCCGATGCGCGCCAGGTGCAGCCGGCGAGCCTCGATCTGCGCCTCGGTGAAACGGCCTACCGTGTACGCGCGAGCTTCCTGCCCGGGCGCGATTGCGCGGTAGAGAGAAAGCTCGATCGCTTCAAGCTGCATGCCTTCGACATCACCGGCGGTGCCGTTCTTGAAACCGGCTGCGTCTATATTGTGCCGCTTCTGGAATCCCTGGCGCTGCCGCAAGAGGTCGCCGCGAGCGCCAATCCGAAAAGCTCGACCGGCCGCCTCGACGTCTTCACGCGGGTGATCGCCGACAATGGCGATGCGTTCGACCAGATCCCGGCTGGCTACCGCGGACCGCTTTATCTGGAAATCTCACCGCGCACCTTCCCGGTCCTCGTGCGGACCGGCTCGCGGCTTGCCCAGATCCGCTTCCGCCGTGGCCATGCGCGCCTGGGCGACGAGGAGCTTGGCCGGCTGCAGGAAAAGTCCTTTTTGTCGAGCGATCCACGCTTTTTCGAAGGTCTCGTGCTGTCCGTCGATCTCGCAGGTGGTGAGGACGGCCTCATCGGCTATCGCGGCAAGCGCCATACCGGCGTCATCGATGTCGACCGTCCTGACGCCTACGATGTCGCCGATTTCTGGGAGCCCTTGCGGCCAAGCGACAAGGCCGGTCTGATCCTCGATCCCGATCAGTTCTACATTCTTGCCTCGCGCGAAGCCGTGCATGTGCCGGCCGAGACGGCGGCCGAAATGGTGCCTTTCGATCCGCTCGTCGGCGAATTCCGTGTGCATTACGCGGGCTTTTTCGATCCGGGCTTCGGCGACGATACGGCAGGCGGCCGCGGCAGCCGGGCTGTGCTGGAGGTGAGGAGCCGGGAAGTGCCGTTCATCCTGGAGCACGGGCAGACGGTCGGCCGCCTCGTCTATGAGCGCATGGCGGCGCTGCCCAAGGCGCTTTATGGCGCCGGGCTCGGCTCCAATTATCAGGGCCAGGCGCTCAAGCTCTCCAAGCATTTTCGCGTCTGA
- a CDS encoding O-succinylhomoserine sulfhydrylase: protein MTDKKSLRPATQLVHGGTTRSQFSETSEAIFLTQGFVYPSAEAAEARFNGDDPGYVYSRYANPTVAMFEERMALLEGAEAAKATASGMAAVTAALLADIEAGDHVVASRALFGSCLYIVSQLLPRFGVTCTLVDGSNLDEWRAAVTPKTKTLFLESPANPTMELVDIAAVADMGRSVGARLVVDNVFATPIFQKPLKLGAHTVVYSATKHIDGQGRCLGGVVLSNAEWVEEKLLPFVKHTGPALSPFNAWVLLKSLETLELRVRRQAETAAKLAEIIGAHAAVARVLYPGHPDHPQAELARRQMSGGGTMIAIDMKGGKDAAFRLSNALQIVSLSNNLGDAKSLITHPATTTHQNVAEDVRRELGITEGMLRFSVGLEDPEDLAEDVAQALDAAL from the coding sequence GTGACAGATAAAAAGTCCCTTCGCCCCGCCACGCAGCTCGTGCATGGCGGCACCACAAGATCGCAGTTCTCCGAAACCTCTGAGGCCATCTTCCTCACGCAGGGTTTCGTCTATCCGAGCGCTGAAGCCGCCGAGGCGCGCTTCAATGGCGACGATCCGGGTTATGTGTATTCGCGTTATGCGAACCCGACGGTTGCGATGTTCGAGGAGCGCATGGCGCTTCTGGAAGGCGCCGAAGCGGCGAAGGCGACCGCCTCCGGAATGGCCGCAGTCACGGCCGCGCTTCTCGCCGACATTGAAGCCGGCGACCATGTGGTCGCCTCGCGGGCGCTCTTCGGCTCCTGTCTTTACATCGTGTCGCAGCTTCTGCCGCGTTTCGGCGTCACCTGCACGCTCGTCGACGGCTCCAACCTCGATGAATGGCGGGCCGCGGTCACGCCCAAGACCAAGACGCTCTTCTTGGAAAGCCCGGCCAATCCGACGATGGAGCTCGTCGATATCGCGGCCGTTGCGGATATGGGCCGCAGCGTCGGCGCCCGCCTCGTCGTCGACAATGTCTTCGCGACGCCGATTTTCCAGAAGCCTCTCAAACTCGGCGCCCATACCGTCGTCTATTCCGCCACCAAGCATATCGACGGGCAGGGCCGCTGCCTCGGCGGCGTGGTTCTGTCGAATGCCGAATGGGTGGAGGAAAAGCTCCTGCCCTTCGTCAAGCATACCGGCCCGGCACTCAGTCCGTTCAATGCCTGGGTGCTCCTGAAATCGCTTGAAACGCTGGAACTGCGCGTGCGGCGCCAGGCGGAAACGGCGGCAAAGCTCGCCGAGATCATCGGCGCGCATGCGGCCGTCGCTCGCGTTCTTTATCCAGGCCACCCGGATCATCCGCAGGCCGAGCTTGCCCGCAGGCAGATGAGCGGTGGCGGCACGATGATCGCCATCGACATGAAGGGCGGCAAGGACGCCGCCTTCCGCCTCTCCAACGCGCTTCAAATCGTGAGCCTCTCCAACAATCTCGGCGACGCCAAGAGCCTCATCACGCATCCGGCGACGACGACGCATCAGAACGTCGCCGAAGATGTGCGGCGCGAGCTCGGGATCACCGAGGGCATGCTGCGCTTTTCCGTCGGGCTCGAAGATCCCGAAGACCTCGCAGAAGACGTGGCCCAGGCGCTCGACGCGGCGCTCTGA
- a CDS encoding CDP-alcohol phosphatidyltransferase family protein yields MLDGLIRKQIEPGLNSLGRMLAGRGVTADQVTLAGFGLALVAAGAIVVEAYVLAFVLILLGRLADGLDGAVARATRLSDRGGFLDITLDFAFYGLVPAAFALADPDANALAAAILLLAFYVNGASFLAFAVMAEKKKITTDQRGVKSLYFTTGLMEGAETVIFFLAFCLFPAFFSPLAYLFAALCAVTTTSRILLGWRTF; encoded by the coding sequence ATGCTCGACGGGCTTATCCGCAAGCAGATCGAACCCGGGTTGAACTCTCTCGGGCGGATGCTCGCCGGCCGCGGTGTCACCGCCGATCAGGTGACTTTGGCCGGCTTCGGTCTCGCCCTTGTCGCCGCCGGCGCGATCGTCGTCGAGGCCTACGTACTTGCTTTCGTTCTTATTCTCTTGGGCCGTCTCGCCGATGGGCTCGATGGTGCCGTCGCACGTGCGACCAGGTTGAGCGATCGTGGCGGCTTCCTCGATATCACTCTCGATTTTGCCTTTTACGGCCTCGTTCCCGCCGCCTTCGCGCTCGCCGATCCGGACGCCAACGCACTTGCGGCCGCGATCCTGCTTCTCGCCTTTTACGTCAACGGCGCGAGCTTTCTCGCCTTCGCCGTGATGGCGGAAAAGAAGAAAATCACGACGGACCAGCGCGGCGTGAAGTCGCTTTATTTCACGACCGGGCTCATGGAAGGCGCGGAGACGGTGATCTTCTTCCTCGCCTTCTGCCTGTTTCCCGCGTTTTTTTCGCCTCTCGCCTACCTGTTTGCGGCGCTTTGCGCCGTGACGACGACCTCGCGCATTCTGCTCGGTTGGCGCACCTTCTGA
- a CDS encoding transporter substrate-binding domain-containing protein, translating to MPRLFLFLAILFASAAGAAKAEEPVIPNFWDPRSRIERPNMDAIGAIRFLVTDDFAPFSFRDRHGDLVGFDIDLIRAMCETLEVQCAVQSRPYETLETALRDKEGDAIMAGLSPDPEGDNPLLATRPYLKIPARFVTLKETEFEPDGETDGFVGVVCDSAHQAFLEDYFPKAQVACYQSPAAALQSLQEKRLTAVFGDALSLAFWLHGAGAKDCCRFTGGPYLNDAYFGDGLQIAVRPQEHELKSALDYALRETYRNGTYAELYLRYFPVGLF from the coding sequence TTGCCGAGACTTTTCCTCTTTCTCGCGATCCTTTTCGCCTCCGCGGCCGGAGCGGCGAAGGCCGAAGAGCCGGTGATCCCCAATTTCTGGGACCCGCGGTCGCGCATCGAGCGGCCCAATATGGATGCGATCGGCGCGATCCGCTTTCTGGTGACGGACGATTTCGCGCCATTCTCCTTTCGCGACCGGCACGGCGACCTGGTCGGCTTCGACATCGACCTGATCCGCGCCATGTGCGAGACGCTCGAAGTCCAGTGCGCGGTGCAGTCGCGCCCCTACGAGACGCTGGAAACAGCGCTTCGGGACAAGGAAGGCGACGCCATCATGGCCGGGCTTTCACCCGATCCGGAAGGCGACAATCCGCTTCTTGCAACGCGTCCCTATCTCAAGATTCCGGCACGCTTCGTCACGCTGAAGGAAACGGAGTTCGAGCCCGACGGCGAAACAGACGGGTTTGTAGGCGTCGTCTGCGATAGCGCGCATCAGGCCTTCCTGGAGGATTATTTTCCGAAGGCACAGGTCGCCTGCTACCAGAGCCCGGCCGCCGCTTTGCAATCTCTGCAGGAAAAGCGGCTCACCGCCGTCTTTGGCGACGCGCTCAGCCTCGCCTTCTGGCTGCATGGCGCAGGCGCAAAGGATTGCTGCCGCTTCACCGGCGGGCCTTATCTCAACGATGCCTATTTCGGCGACGGGCTGCAGATCGCCGTGCGGCCGCAAGAGCACGAGCTCAAGAGCGCGCTCGATTACGCGCTGCGCGAAACCTATCGCAACGGCACCTATGCCGAACTCTATCTGCGCTATTTTCCCGTTGGCCTGTTCTGA
- a CDS encoding sterol desaturase family protein: protein MNFGFLFSEAGIRLLAFFGIFGAMAAFELAYPRRKAHPLKGRRWVTNLAVLLVDVAVLRVIFPMAAVGAAIFAEAQGFGLFRVLGLDPLFSGLLAFILLDFTVWAEHVAFHKIPILWRVHRVHHADVDVDVTTALRFHPIEILISMCLKAAFVILIGAPVLSVLLFEIVLNGAAMFNHSNVRLPDRVDRVLRFLIVTPDMHRIHHSVERRETDSNYGFNFSVWDRLFRVYTQDPEAGQVGMRLGLKPHQDGAPARFLWSLLYPFRRGA, encoded by the coding sequence ATGAATTTCGGATTTCTCTTCTCAGAAGCCGGCATTCGGCTTCTCGCCTTCTTCGGCATTTTCGGTGCGATGGCGGCCTTTGAGCTCGCCTATCCGCGCCGCAAAGCACATCCGCTCAAGGGCCGGCGCTGGGTGACAAACCTCGCTGTCCTTCTCGTCGATGTCGCGGTCCTGCGGGTGATCTTTCCGATGGCGGCGGTGGGCGCTGCCATCTTTGCCGAAGCGCAGGGATTTGGGCTGTTCCGCGTGCTCGGTCTCGATCCGCTTTTCTCTGGCCTCCTGGCTTTCATCCTGCTCGACTTCACCGTCTGGGCGGAGCATGTCGCCTTTCACAAGATCCCGATCCTGTGGCGCGTCCATCGCGTGCACCATGCCGATGTCGATGTCGACGTGACGACGGCGCTGCGCTTTCATCCGATCGAAATTCTCATCTCCATGTGCCTGAAGGCGGCTTTCGTCATTTTGATCGGTGCGCCGGTCCTGTCGGTTCTACTCTTCGAGATCGTTTTGAACGGCGCGGCGATGTTCAACCATTCAAACGTTCGTCTACCCGACCGGGTCGACCGCGTGCTGCGCTTCCTGATCGTGACGCCGGACATGCATCGCATCCACCATTCGGTGGAGCGGCGCGAAACCGATAGCAATTATGGCTTCAACTTCTCCGTCTGGGACCGGCTCTTCCGCGTCTACACGCAAGATCCGGAGGCCGGGCAGGTGGGCATGCGTCTCGGCCTCAAGCCGCACCAGGACGGCGCGCCGGCCCGTTTCCTCTGGTCGCTTCTCTATCCCTTCCGGCGTGGTGCCTGA
- a CDS encoding tellurite resistance TerB family protein: MPQTVSTQDALVYAMVTVSAVDGHMADPELMTIGNLTRSLPVFSGFDSDRLPDVSRTAAEILAGSDGLENMLSLLEDAVPEKLYDTLYAMVVEVAVADLDLPQEELRFLSLLRDRLAIDKLTAAALERSATARYRRV, translated from the coding sequence ATGCCGCAAACGGTTTCCACCCAGGATGCCCTCGTCTACGCCATGGTCACCGTTTCGGCCGTGGACGGCCACATGGCCGATCCCGAACTCATGACAATCGGCAATCTGACGCGCTCCCTGCCGGTCTTTTCAGGCTTCGACAGCGACCGTCTGCCGGATGTGTCGCGCACCGCGGCCGAAATCCTCGCCGGTTCGGACGGGTTAGAAAACATGCTGTCGCTGCTTGAAGACGCGGTGCCTGAGAAGCTCTACGACACGCTCTACGCCATGGTCGTCGAAGTGGCGGTCGCTGATCTCGATCTGCCGCAAGAGGAGCTGCGCTTCCTCAGCCTGCTTCGTGACCGGCTCGCTATCGACAAATTGACCGCGGCTGCCCTGGAGCGCTCGGCCACGGCCCGCTACCGTCGCGTTTAA
- a CDS encoding lysine--tRNA ligase produces the protein MSAQSLPEEWLAAAQVSKAWPFEEARKLIERLEKRGGDKREILFETGYGPSGLPHIGTFGEVARTTMVRHAFRVLTKDSVPTRLLCFSDDMDGLRKVPENVPNREMMEAHLGKPLTEVPDPFSNEYDSFGRANNARLRAFLDKFGFEYEFASATDYYKSGRFDETLLKMLAVYEKVRAIILPTLGEERRATYSPFLPICPRTGIVLQVPTIARNPEAGTITYLDPETKEEVTVGVTGGQVKCQWKADWALRWTALGVDYEMAGKDLIDSVRLSSQICRALGGNPPEGFNYELFLDENGEKISKSRGNGLTIDEWLAYASPESLALYMFQKPRSAKRLYFDVIPRAVDEYFSHLAGYEAQTPEQKIVNPVWHIHSGEPPEVEMPVSFAMLLNLVSASNSEDARVLWGFISRYAPGASAESHPALNELVGYAIRYYNDFVKPTKSFRAPTDTEKAALTDLDQRLSALPDNASGEEIQNEVYAVGKAHDFGNLRDWFQALYQVLLGQDQGPRFGSFVALYGIGETRALIAKALDGKLAA, from the coding sequence ATGTCTGCCCAGTCTCTGCCCGAAGAATGGCTCGCCGCCGCACAAGTCTCGAAGGCCTGGCCTTTCGAGGAAGCGCGCAAGCTGATCGAGCGGCTGGAGAAACGTGGCGGAGACAAACGCGAGATCCTGTTTGAGACCGGCTACGGCCCCTCCGGCCTGCCGCATATCGGCACCTTCGGCGAGGTGGCGCGCACGACGATGGTGCGCCACGCTTTCCGCGTTCTGACCAAGGACAGCGTGCCGACCCGCCTCCTCTGCTTCTCCGACGACATGGACGGGCTCCGGAAAGTGCCGGAGAACGTGCCGAACCGGGAGATGATGGAGGCGCATCTCGGCAAGCCGTTGACGGAGGTGCCCGACCCGTTCTCCAACGAGTACGATAGCTTCGGACGGGCGAACAATGCACGGCTCAGAGCCTTTCTCGACAAGTTCGGCTTCGAGTACGAATTCGCCTCGGCGACGGATTATTACAAGAGCGGCCGCTTCGACGAGACGCTTCTCAAGATGCTCGCCGTCTACGAGAAAGTGCGGGCGATCATTCTGCCGACGCTGGGCGAGGAGCGGCGCGCCACCTATTCGCCCTTTCTGCCGATCTGCCCGCGGACCGGCATCGTCCTGCAGGTGCCGACGATCGCGCGCAACCCTGAGGCCGGCACCATCACCTATCTCGATCCGGAGACGAAAGAGGAGGTGACGGTGGGTGTCACCGGCGGCCAGGTGAAGTGCCAGTGGAAGGCCGACTGGGCACTCCGCTGGACGGCGCTCGGCGTCGACTACGAGATGGCCGGCAAGGATCTCATTGATTCCGTCCGGCTGTCCTCGCAGATCTGCCGGGCTCTCGGCGGCAACCCGCCGGAGGGCTTCAATTACGAGCTCTTCCTCGACGAGAACGGCGAGAAGATCTCAAAGTCGCGCGGGAACGGGCTCACCATCGACGAATGGCTCGCCTATGCGTCGCCGGAGAGCCTGGCGCTCTACATGTTCCAGAAGCCGCGCTCGGCCAAGCGGCTTTATTTCGACGTCATCCCGCGGGCGGTCGACGAATATTTCTCGCATCTCGCCGGCTATGAGGCGCAGACGCCGGAGCAGAAGATCGTCAATCCCGTCTGGCACATCCATTCCGGAGAGCCGCCGGAAGTCGAGATGCCGGTTTCGTTCGCCATGCTCCTCAACCTCGTCTCGGCGTCGAATTCCGAAGACGCACGCGTTCTTTGGGGCTTCATCTCCCGCTATGCGCCGGGTGCGAGCGCGGAAAGCCATCCGGCCCTCAATGAGCTCGTCGGTTACGCGATCCGCTACTACAACGATTTCGTCAAACCGACCAAGAGCTTCCGCGCGCCGACGGACACCGAGAAGGCCGCTCTCACCGATCTCGACCAGCGCCTTTCGGCGCTGCCGGACAACGCCAGTGGCGAGGAGATCCAAAACGAGGTCTATGCCGTCGGCAAGGCGCACGATTTCGGCAATCTCCGCGACTGGTTTCAGGCGCTCTACCAGGTGCTTCTCGGCCAGGACCAGGGACCGCGCTTCGGCTCCTTCGTGGCGCTTTACGGCATCGGCGAGACGCGGGCGCTGATCGCAAAGGCGCTCGACGGCAAGCTCGCCGCGTGA